The following coding sequences are from one Lolium rigidum isolate FL_2022 chromosome 6, APGP_CSIRO_Lrig_0.1, whole genome shotgun sequence window:
- the LOC124668493 gene encoding signal recognition particle 14 kDa protein-like, with the protein MAAAGEASTTVLRFFSFIGAGVICTKAINMYLDYERKQEAAAEAEAAAIAASASPSTTAVVAADASPASTVAAAKP; encoded by the exons atggccgccgccggcgaagcctCCACCACGGTCCTCCGCTTCTTCTCCTTCATCGGTGCCGGAG TGATCTGCACCAAGgccatcaacatgtatctcgattaCGAGCGCAAGCAGGAGGCGGCCGCCGAGGCAGAAGCAGCGGCCatcgccgcctccgcctctccctccaccaccgCGGTAGTAGCAGCCGACGCGTCTCCGGCGAGCACAGTTGCGGCCGCGAAGCCCTGA
- the LOC124665046 gene encoding CBL-interacting protein kinase 5-like translates to MERKATILMNRYELGRMLGQGTFAKVYHARNLASNQSVAIKVIDKEKVLRVGMIEQIKREISIMRLVRHPNVVQLHEVMASKSKIYFAMEYVRGGELFGRVARGRLKEDAARKYFQQLIGAVDFCHSRGVYHRDLKPENLLVDEHGNLKVSDFGLSALKECQKQDGLLHTTCGTPAYVAPEIINKKGYDGEKADIWSCGVILFVLLAGYLPFQDSNLMEMYRKISRGDVRYPQWFTSDARKLLPRLLDPNPNTRITMDKLIEHPWFKKGYKPAVMLGTPRSSNSLNDVQAAFSTDHKEAEEPDSPLKPVSLNAFDIISLSKGFDLSGLFEQNQEQKASSRFMTHKPASAIVSKLEQIAETESFKVKKHDGLVKLQGSKEGRKGQLAIDAEIFEVTPSCYVVEVKKSAGDTLEYERFCKKDLRPSLKDICWSTQAEEKNPSLPPLTPSSKSITRNAI, encoded by the coding sequence ATGGAGAGGAAGGCCACAATCCTCATGAACCGGTACGAGCTCGGCCGCATGCTCGGGCAAGGCACCTTCGCTAAGGTGTACCATGCACGCAACCTTGCGTCCAACCAGAGTGTCGCCATCAAGGTCATCGACAAGGAGAAGGTGTTGCGTGTCGGCATGATTGAGCAGATCAAGCGGGAGATCTCCATTATGCGCCTTGTTCGCCACCCCAACGTCGTCCAGCTGCATGAGGTCATGGCCAGCAAGAGCAAGATATACTTTGCCATGGAGTACGTCCGGGGCGGCGAACTCTTTGGCAGGGTAGCCAGGGGCCGGCTCAAGGAAGATGCTGCAAGGAAGTATTTTCAGCAGTTGATAGGGGCTGTGGACTTCTGCCACAGCCGTGGTGTCTATCACCGCGACCTCAAGCCGGAGAACCTTCTCGTGGATGAGCATGGAAATCTCAAGGTGTCTGACTTTGGGCTGAGTGCCCTCAAGGAGTGTCAGAAGCAAGACGGGCTGCTGCACACGACATGCGGCACACCTGCATATGTTGCACCAGAGATAATCAACAAGAAGGGCTATGACGGAGAAAAGGCAGACATATGGTCTTGTGGTGTCATACTCTTTGTTCTGCTCGCCGGCTACCTCccgttccaagactcaaatttgaTGGAGATGTACCGAAAGATCAGCAGAGGAGATGTCAGGTATCCACAGTGGTTCACTTCTGATGCCCGCAAGCTTCTACCCAGGCTGCTCGATCCAAATCCAAACACAAGGATCACCATGGACAAGCTGATTGAGCACCCCTGGTTCAAGAAAGGGTACAAACCAGCAGTGATGCTGGGAACGCCACGTAGCTCGAACAGCCTCAATGATGTCCAGGCTGCTTTCAGCACTGACCACAAGGAGGCAGAAGAACCAGATAGCCCTTTGAAGCCAGTGAGCTTGAATGCGTTTGACATCATCTCCCTCTCCAAAGGATTTGATCTTTCAGGCTTATTTGAGCAGAATCAAGAGCAGAAGGCGAGCTCGCGGTTCATGACCCATAAACCAGCATCAGCAATAGTGTCAAAGCTGGAGCAGATAGCAGAGACAGAGAGCTTCAAGGTGAAGAAGCATGACGGACTGGTGAAGCTGCAGGGATCCAAAGAAGGGAGGAAGGGGCAGCTTGCGATCGATGCGGAGATCTTCGAAGTGACGCCATCCTGCTATGTTGTTGAGGTGAAGAAGTCGGCAGGGGACACACTGGAGTACGAAAGGTTCTGCAAAAAGGACCTGAGACCTTCACTCAAGGACATCTGCTGGAGCACGCAGGCAGAGGAAAAAAATCCATCACTACCACCTCTAACTCCGTCCTCTAAGTCGATCACAAGAAATGCCATTTAA